aattttaatttaataaatatctattaatttatCTGaagatattttaaacttttatattatgtaaacgttaaaattatgaaaaaattgattaataaattttttaaaattaaacaaaatattttaacatatatttttgaaaatcggtgaattctaaataatataagaaataaataataattttccaaAAATATTACTCGTCTAGGAAGCAAAGGGAGTAATGAAATGGGTTCCGAACCTAATCCAAACAAATAGCTTGAAACCGAACTCCATGTCTCTCAGTCATGGCTCTTCCTCACCCTTGTCGTATTTGAATTGAACTCGTTCCAATCAGACCACCAAATTCACGCCTATTAATCTTCCATCTTTGCACCGCCTTTCCACTTCAGGCTTCACTTTCAGAAACTAATCCAGATCACATAGCTTCTAATCCCCAATCATCACCTTCTGATCGTTGATTCTCTTGTATGATTAATCTTTTATTCATCAAACATGTACGATCTCTATCTGTTTGGTTGCTGGAAAAACATCGCCTAGTaaagtattttataattttcagcTGCTGTTTTTAGAAAGGGAACATACACTTTGTATTTTATTTCTGTTATTGGTTAATTgctgttttatttcttttaccTCTTTTCTGCTAGTTCTGTGTTTGATTTCTGAGAAAATAATGGAAAAGGAGGTTTCTCGAGCTTAAAATTTTTCTCTTTTAGAAAACTGGCTTGTCTTTGGCCGTGTTTACTTTACGAGGAAGTGTGAAGAGTTTCGGAGTGATATTAAATCTCAGATTTGAACTTTACTGGCTTTAGCTTAAATATgtaaatcaaatttttttaatttgctttttttataaaaaaaaaatgcagagATGGGTTTTGCAAGGAAAGAACATGAATTTTTGAGCGAGATTGGATTGAGCGAGTTCAACTTGGGTTGTTATGTGAATGGCACGTGGAAAGCACGTGGCCCAGTGGTCACCTCTTTGAATCCTGCAAATAACCAGGttggttttcttttttgttttctgtatattattagtttagttttttttttttaatccgtATATTATTCATTTCTGAATTTCATAGAATAATTATCCTTTTAAGATgatatgtttatttatttttcatgtgtAAGGTTCTCCATCATTTCCGTGATCAAAAGAtagatgagtttttttttttgggatagTGTGATTTGCAGGATGGTACTAATTACTAATTAGTTTCTTATGTTCTTTGGACAATCAATAACATTTACCCTCTGtttggaataaaaaaaattcccaagaattcaattaaattgatttctttttctaacaagttttttttttgtttggaatGAATGAATTTCattctttttaactttaaaaactttcatttaaaacaagtaaaaatcttccatgattttgtAAGAATacatttgaattcttttcatgcaaaacgaATCATCCCAAACGAGGGGTTAATACAATGTGTTCAAATTACTTTGGCTGTCGCTATTCAATGATTGATTATTTGGACATATATTGCTACAGAAAGGTATTTCACGACTTCAACTGGCTTCTCTAAGCTCCAAGAATTATTTATCATATAATTGACTTCCTGTAGTCAAAGTGAACATTTTCATTCATATTGcatccttcttcttttccttttcaaatatTGCTAGAGTTGCTGCTGTTTACCATCTACCAGAATTCAACTTGTTTTGAGGCATTGTTTCAAATTGTTGTTTGGGAATAGAACTTTCTTGCTTCTTTACCTGCATGTTTGAATGCAGTAACAATGTGAAGTTAGTTCCCTTGCATGATGAGGCTATGTGGTGGGTTGATACTTCCTGACATGATTGTATTATTGTATTGCATTATCAAGTTAATGATTTACCCTCTCTGCTGACTCAGGCAATAGCTGAAGTTGTGGAAGGTTCCATGGAAGATTATGTAGAAGGCATGCAGGCTTGCAGTGAAGCAGCTAAGATATGGATGCAGGTGTGATGAGTAATACTTCGAAGTTATTATCTCCAGCATTATATTCTTTTTGGGGTAATGGGGGAATTCATGTTGTATGTTGGTGGGGTTAGGTTGCATTTGTATGACTTTGAGCCATCATATAATTCATTGACAAGCCAATTTCTTGGAATGTGCTTCTTAGCTTCAATGCTTATTCTGGTTGAGATTTACTGCTAAGGCCTCTGCAGGTTCCTGCACCAAAGAGAGGTGAAATTGTCAGGCAGATTGGGGATGCCTTGAGGGCAAAACTTCAGCCACTTGGTCGCCTTGTCTCCCTTGAGATGGGGAAAATACTTCCTGAAGGCATAGGAGAAGTTCAAGTAAGTCTCCTTGTTTGATGCTTTAGCTATTTCTCGTTGGATTTTCATGTTTATGGTGTTTGTAATGTCACTGGCTATGTTCTGTGATGGCTACTTAATCTAATATAGACATGGAGTTAAATGCTTTGTTACGGTAtaaatattataggttgttCATTTACCTGCTTATTTAAGTAGAGAAGCACTTCTAATTGCAGGAAATCATTGACATGTGTGACTTTGCTGTTGGATTAAGCCGGCAATTGAATGGGTCTATAATACCTTCAGAACGTAAGTTTGAGTtggatttatttgttttttttacaTCCAAATTTTTATAGGGTCGACTTGTCAAAATACAACCCCGTTCTCTCCCTCCCTCTCTTCATATAAATCTCGGATCGGTACATTTTATGGAGAATATTGGAATTTGTTTATATGTGCCGCCGATATATCGTTCTGCTTCAAAAGCTTTTTTGGATTTCTTCCTGTTTATCCTccaattttgtaaaattagtaCTGGAATAATTTTGTTTGTCCTCTAACAGGTCCAAATCATGCAATGTTGGAGGTACCTTGCTTGCCCATGGTTTTCTGCTGGACTGTTGATTATTTCTTCTacaagttaaatatttttttcatgcatgttttctatgcagATGTGGAATCCTCTAGGTATAGTTGGTGTGATTACAGCTTTCAACTTCCCATGTGCTGTACTTGGTTAGCACTTCAGCCCCTTTTTGTAACTTAGCACTTCTGTATTTTTTGTTTGTGAATTTTAGTGCAACTCCTTTGCCATATGATTTTAGCACATTCTTTCTCTCACTTGCTGTTCCGATTTCTACAATTTCTGATGCTTGTTAGTTGATTATTTATATGTGCATCATGGCTGAGAATCAAGCTTGCAGCAGTTGTTTTTTCTTGGTGTCATACAGGAAAGTGTGAAATGTGAAGTAactattaatttaaatcaataatCTTGGATTATGTGATTCTAGAGTATATTGCTAAATAGGATTTcaatcaaattgaataaatgcttttaagtttattttagcTGTTTATTAAGCCTCCAAGTGGCCCCCTAACTTATAATGGTTATAATATAATTGAGAATGAAGAGtcaaccccccccccccccccccatccTCCTCCTTTTCTCTATTCCATGGTCGACCCAGTTGGAATGTTAATATATCTGCTTATTTTTCATTTTGACCAGCAAATAATGATACCTTGGACTTTTTCTTCCAAACGTTAGAACGGCAGAAACATATATTTGTATGATTTTtccaataaagaaagaaaaaaatatatagatgtGTGTGTAACACTTCAATATTCAGTGATGTTACTTCCCCCAGGATTCCGGTCCTCTTCACAATTAAAGCTATTTTTTCTGCctgtattcctccttgattaaattttgtatatttaAATCTTGGGATAGTGAATTGCAACTTGAACACCTTTAAGACATGATGTTAGTATTTTATAGTTCTAACATAAAAAATTCTCAccaaatctttcttttctacTGAAGTTCAAAAGCATTCCTTATAGTTGTGACTTGGATTGATGTACGAGTTGTTTTGTAGGATGGAATGCATGCATTGCACTAGTCTGCGGTAATTGTGTTGTCTGGTAAGTTATAATCAATCTGGACCGGAACACTAACTTTTTTGGTTATTCTAAGATGTACCTGATGCATCTTTTTTTTGTTATTGACAATATATATGCTCATTCTTAAGTGTGTATTTTTCCCCTTCATCAAATTTGAATATCCTAAATTATGTGAATAATGTTGCCATCCTGCCAGTTTCATGCTTTAGCATTGATGGAACACCGAGCAAGTTGTTGATTGCTTGAACCTTGAAGTGTATTCTGTTATTAGATCTATTTCTTCTGTTCTTGAAGTTGTTAGTGAATATTATGGTCCTGACCTATTAGATCAGgttataaattgaaatttatctGAGGATGTTATGACATTTCACTTTTGGCCTTGATCAAATATATCATGGCTTTCCAAGTAAAACAGACTTTTTCCTTAACTGAAGTATGGGTTCCATCATCCATGCTATAATGTAAgatctatatatataaatatcattTCAAACTTAAAATCATTGTTTGACTGTATTTATTTCCATCAGCATGCAAATACAAATTTCCAACATCAACATATATTCTGACTTACATGCTGTAAATATtcaggaaaaaggaaaaaaattagaTCCTTTTCCTCTTTATCCTTGAGTACTATTTAATTCTGATGTTAGGAACTGAATTACATTTTATTTCTGTTTATAGGAAAGGTGCACCAACAACTCCTTTGATCACTATAGCAATGACTAAGCTGGTAGCTGGTGTGCTAGAGAAGAACAACTTACCTCCTGCAATTTTTACTTCCTTTTGTGGTGGTGCTGACATTGGTCAAGCCATAGCAAAAGATACACGAATTCCTCTGGTTTCATTTACTGGGAGTTCAAAGGTGTCTCAATATTGTGCCTCATTAGAAATTCCTTTACTGTTCACCTTATTAGCTTGCCTTTGTTGCTTGGTCATTTTATTAAGCAATTTGATCTATACACTATCTTTTGAGGCATctaatttattgttttattcCATCAAGTTATATATGTTCAGCAAATAATTTGGGTCAACTTCTTCCTGGTCTCCATTCTCTTGGACATGCTTATCCTGTTTGAAATTGTCGGCTTGTTTACTCTAGATTTATACTTGTATGAACTCATAATTCATGTGTGCATTTAAAAGTGTTATAGGATATGTTTTCATTGATTATATCTCAAAGAAAGTGGGTGTATTCTATAGGTTGGCCTAATGGTGCAACAAACAGTGAATCAGAGATATGGTAAATGCTTGCTTGAATTAAGTGGAAACAATGCTATAATAGTAATGGATGATGCAGACATCCAGTTAGCTGTACGTTCCATCCTGTTTGCTGCTGTTGGGACAGCTGGTCAGCGGTGCACAACATGTCGTAGGCTGGTATTCTGATTTACATAATTTTTCCTCTTTGGAATCTCATTATTATAGAATCCACAAATTTACTTATTGAACCTCTTTTTCCTCACATTGCAGCTTCTTCATGAGAGTATATATCAAGGAGTGCTAGATCAACTACTTGATGCTTACCAACAAGTTAAAGTTGGGGATCCCTTGGAAAAAGGTACCTTGCTTGGGCCATTGCATACTTCTGAATCAAGAAAGAACTTTGAGAAGGGAATAGGGATCATCAAGTCTCAGGTAAAACTGTAGTTTTCTCCTATGGGTCATATGTAAACaacattctaatattttaaacataAGCATTCTTCTCTCCTAGTGGTTTGAGCTTTTTATGGACCAAAAAACAAATGGGAAATATGTAGACTTAGGCTCTGTTTGTTTCATAGAAAACATTTTCCAGGAAAAAATTCTCCGTATTTATTAACGTTTTGAGCACttgaaaattttagtttatggaaaatattttcctaaTCAAAGGGATAATTAAGCTATTTTTAAGGAAAGTGCTTCCTCTCCTATTTTATAGGCTTTGAGATTCTTTAAACTCTTTACAAATAAGTGTATTcttatcctttatttttttaaacttgcAGCTACTAAAcattggaaaatattttccacatttaagttatttttcatgaaacaaACAGAACCTTAAAATGATTAGATTTCCCTGAAGGCATTTGAAAAATCTGACAAACTGATATGCAAATTTAAGATAGTgtaataacttttaaataaaaaagtcaTGGTGTTAAGTCAGATTTGTGTGTTGGGAACCGAATGAATACCCCTCAAGATTTTAATTGTTGCTTTCATACAGTTGAGATAGCCAAGAAAAATGCAGTAGTATTTGATGATCTTACTTGAAGTTGAAACTTCCATTGGTCATTGATCtgtcatatttatttatttttatctggGATTGGTTCTTTTTTTCCTTATGCTGAATAAAGTTAAACTATCATCCATAATTTTGTAGGGAGGGAAGATTTTAACAGGTGGTTCAGTTATAGAATCTGAAGGGAATTTTGTGCAGCCCACAATAGTTGAGATTTCTTCAAAAGCAGATGTTGTTAAGGAGGAGTTATTTGCTCCTGTTCTTTATGTTATGAAATTTCAGGTAGGCCATTGGTTAAGTTCTTTCACTGATGGATTCTGAAGTTAATGCTATCGAGATTTTCTCtcagttaaattaaaattgctTTTGCAATTTGTTTGGTGGGTTCAAATTTAGTTTCCTCAATTCAAGTTATAGCATTCTAACAATAGTGTTCGCCTCCTTCTTTAAGAGTTTCCTTTTTATGAAATTTGTTTTGGGTACTTTAAcccttatttttatattttcctcATTTTGCTGATTTTTGTTGAGCTGTTTTCTGAGGACTTGGTTTGTTTGTACAGACTTTTGAAGAAGCAATTGAAATAAACAATTCAGTGCCTCAAGGACTAAGCAGTTCTATCTTCACCCGAAAACCTGACATTATCTTCAAATGGATTGGGTTAGTGTTTCCAACATGAATATAGggctaattttatattttgatgctCTTTTTACCTTTCAAAGGGGGAGGTGTTTTAGCCGCTTGTCTTCAGAATTTGGTATCTTTGTGCAACATGTTGGATTCAAATTCTTTAATTGGCATCTTGCAATTTCATTGGTTAATTTTTCTTATTCTGACTTCAAAAtccaaattgaaaaaaattcttTACAAGATATGAATTCGTCATCCTTCAGGTTGGAAAGTTCAAataattcataataaaaatatttctttttggtTGCTTAGAATCAGAAATCTCTGACTTTACATAATGCAGGCCACAAGGAAGTGACTGCGGCATTGTGAATGTAAATATACCAACAAATGGTGCTGAAATTGGCGGTGCATTTGGTGGCGAAAAGGCTACAGGAGGTGGCCGTGAAGCAGGAAGTGATTCTTGGAAGCAGTACATGCGACGATCCACTTGGTAAATTTAGTCGGATATTTTgcatatgaaatttaaattatcctGTCTCTCACATCATACCTCctgaaaaaataaaagggaaatcgTTAGGGGAACAAGAACTGGATCCCAACTtctttgacattttaaaaatccAAACATATAGCACTTAATTTTAAGCTTCCACTAGCTgatttcctttttttaattaatcccTGGCAGTACGATCAATTATGGGAATGAATTGCCACTAGCACAAGGAATCAATTTCGGCTCGTAGAAAACTTTTAAGGTTAAGTACGTTGACTTTTTTAATATGGCTAAATTTCCCAAGACTTATTGATCCTATTGTCTCGTTTAGCTTTGCATTTATAGTTTCTTTTGTGTCTTTGCAGAGGCATTGTGGAATGTCAAGAGCAAAGCTTTGGCCTTGTAGCTCTAGTGCTCACAACTAGATTTTACTAGGCTAAGTGTCGTGTCATGTTGACGAATTACAAGGATAATAATATGGAGCAAAGATGAGCGGGATAGAATCAATAGATGTTCTATTGTCTGTTGTACTGGAAACTGCAGAATCAAATCTACATTTACTGTGTTGCCTAAATGTAATGAATGGTTCTAAGCAACATCTTTATGTTAAAACGAAATATTCAACTGATCAGTAGAAAAAAGTGGAGACTTTGATCTCTCACTTTTGGGAAGgcaataactaaaattaaataaatctctTTTAGAACTATTGAGGTATtttctatattaattttttttttatactggtatttaaaaatattgactCGATTAATTCGGATTCGCTGGCCAATTGTATTTACAGAATTCATTTGTTGATGGTCAAACAGACAAACTAGATATCTGCATATAACCTAGAATTTGGCATTAATATATTTTCGGATATATCGGTCAGAATTTGGCATTTAACTcctaattttagataaaattggatgaaaataataaattttaatatctctTTCTATAGCATCCAATTTCACAGGTACATAATATATGTGTGAGACGCTTGAAAATTATGACTTCTATAACCATTTTCATGGGCACATAAACAATGAGGAAGTTTAAGATGCAACAGTTGcatgaataatatatatatttcaccATAAAAAATCATAACAATTGTATAATTACTTGTGTTTCATGAAATATTggagaaaattaaaattgtatatgCACCAACAGAGTAACTTTTCATGAACCCTCAATACCTTTTGTATACAATTTGCAAAACTTTTGGCGACTAATCTTTTCTCTTGCTGTTTAAACTATCATTTCTTGAAATCCAATTTATGTTCCAGTTCAATAGACATCTCCATGTAGAAATTAGTGATCACTAAATTTATCCTTTGATTTTACTGGCCATTCTTGCCACCTCtgcaaagttttttttttaatataaaaatattaaatataattaaaaaattaaaacttttaatataaatataataaaaatattttttttaaaaaaaataaggtaGACAAAGTTTACGTGACCAACTGAGACAGTATGTTATTGGTTGTCTAATTAATAATTATGCATATTTGATGAGCTAATTTAGAACGGGCCTACATATCTTGGGCCTCACGTGCCAGTAATCGCGCAATCCTGATGCTCTCCAAagaactatttttattttatttgttataagttcatttagtaaaattaatacGTGATTAAAGCTAAAAAAAACTGTATTCTTTTAagtattatttcaaaattttagaaaaattatttttattatttaaattattttataattagaaattacttgaattatttattatacttcttttatttaaaaaaaaggacattttattatagtttaaaatgGATCGAGTATTATATAGATTAAAATAGTTTCAACCCTTAATTAAGTTTTGCTTTCTAGTtttcatgaaaaattaattcattcCGGTTCGATTTAATTATAGCCGTTTGTTGGTGTTAATTAACTAATGCGAGACAAAGTT
This sequence is a window from Manihot esculenta cultivar AM560-2 chromosome 4, M.esculenta_v8, whole genome shotgun sequence. Protein-coding genes within it:
- the LOC110613709 gene encoding aldehyde dehydrogenase family 7 member B4; protein product: MGFARKEHEFLSEIGLSEFNLGCYVNGTWKARGPVVTSLNPANNQAIAEVVEGSMEDYVEGMQACSEAAKIWMQVPAPKRGEIVRQIGDALRAKLQPLGRLVSLEMGKILPEGIGEVQEIIDMCDFAVGLSRQLNGSIIPSERPNHAMLEMWNPLGIVGVITAFNFPCAVLGWNACIALVCGNCVVWKGAPTTPLITIAMTKLVAGVLEKNNLPPAIFTSFCGGADIGQAIAKDTRIPLVSFTGSSKVGLMVQQTVNQRYGKCLLELSGNNAIIVMDDADIQLAVRSILFAAVGTAGQRCTTCRRLLLHESIYQGVLDQLLDAYQQVKVGDPLEKGTLLGPLHTSESRKNFEKGIGIIKSQGGKILTGGSVIESEGNFVQPTIVEISSKADVVKEELFAPVLYVMKFQTFEEAIEINNSVPQGLSSSIFTRKPDIIFKWIGPQGSDCGIVNVNIPTNGAEIGGAFGGEKATGGGREAGSDSWKQYMRRSTCTINYGNELPLAQGINFGS